AGCATAGCCAAGCAGCTAGCCGGTTGTAGTTAGCATAGCCAAGCAGCTAGCTGGGTGTAGTTGGCATTGCCAAGCAGCTAGCCGGGTGTAGTTAGCATAGCCAAGCAGCTAGCTGGGTGAAGTTAGCATAGCCAAGCAGCTAGCTGGGTGTAGTTAGCATAGCCAAGCAGCTAGCCGGGTGTAGTTAGCATAGCCAAGCAGCTAGCCGGGTGTAGTTAGCATAGCCAAGCAGCTAGCCGGGTGTAGTTAGCATAGCTAGCAGCTATCTGGGTGTAGTTAGCATAGCCAAGCAGCTAGCTGTGTGTAACCATGGCGCTGTACGCCAAGGCGGCAGAGATCCTGGAGAAGGTGGAGCAGCATCAAGGCGCGGTCAAGACGCTGGTGTACGCCAGCAAGTTCAGCAACATCAAGCAGCTCTTCGCTCTGGTGTGTGAGACCAGGAAGTTCTCGGCCGTCCTGCAGGAGATCATCCTGGCCTCCAAGCTGCTGAAGAGCACCAAGATGAAGATGCACCTGGCCAAGGTGCTGGTCTACGACCTGCTCCTGGGCCAGGGCCTCAAGTGCGGCGGCTCCTGGAAGGCGCTGATGATGAAGCAGCGCTCCCGGCTGCAGGCCGAGCTGGCCCGCATGAAGGTCCGGCAGAAGGTGAGCAGGAACGAGGACTTGCTGGCCAGCAGCACCAGGCAGTCCGAAGGAGACCTGCTGCCCAGGTACGTGCGTGTCAACACCCTGAAGACCACGGTGGAGGACGCCGTGGACTACCTAAAAAGGGAGGGCTTCTCCTACCGGGGTGAGGCCTCCACACTAGATGAGCTCACCTTGAAGGGCCGGGAGTTTGTGAAGGACCTCCACCTGCCCCAGCTGCTGGTCTTCCCGCCCAAGACGGACTTCCACCAGCACTTCCTGTACAAGGCGGGACACCTCATCCTGCAGGACAAAGCCAGCTGCCTGCCCGCCTTCCTCCTGGACGTGGCGCCCGGCAGTCACGTCATCGACGCCTGCGCCGCCCCCGGCAACAAGAGCAGCCAGCTGGCCGCCGCCATGGAGAACCGGGGCAAGCTGTTTGCCTTCGACCTGGACGCCAAGCGCCTGTCCACCATGGCCACCTTGCTGCTGCGAGCAGGTGTCACCTGCCAACACCTGGCACACCAGGACTTCCTGCAGGTGGACAGCCAAGCTGACATCTACCGGGAAGTGGACTACATCCTGCTGGACCCTTCCTGCAGCGGCTCTGGTCAGTACTCTAAATACTTCTATCTCATTCTAAATACTTCTTATTCATTCTAAATacttatattatatacataaagTACACAAGGAAGACACATATTGTTGTCTCACACATTTCAACAATATGTGTCTTCATGCAGACACTCTAACCTTTTTCAACAACTttttcactacagaggggcccggggcccagTCTAACATCAACACTAACTTAAGCCCCGTTTAcaccagggtaaatcccacctaaccttatccgtgtccacacacacaacaatgccaccgtttaagaccccctcccccatcCGCCCACCGGCACAACACTACCTAGTACGCCTGCAcacatcatagtcacctccagtgttgctctgTGTGCacattcttaaatttaacttccatccattttctaccgcttgttcctttcggggtcacaggggttgctgcagcctacctcagctgcattggggtgggaggcggggtacaccctggacaagtcatcacCTCATCtggacaatatccagtgttgtggtatttcaatgaactagaatccagtgtgactattcacacctgagacatcatacatgaatcacatctttattagacacgtaaacaatgtgataaataacattttacatcaatcaaactagggctctagatatctggtcaggacactactcactcttttgccttcaccttcattgtccattcctttttggtgactttatatactctggacctagacgttgagtccgtgacatacatggcggacaataactgatacagtctgctttgccagtccaaaagtattcgctgttttcctcgacggccaggtaatacaaagcacacactaccttttttttatcacaggtctttctgacgtcacttcctgtgtggggcgcggtctttgaCGTCACGTCCTGTGTGGGgcgaggtctttctggcgtcacttcctgtgtggggcacggtctttctggcgtcacttcctgtgtggggcgcggtctttctggcgtcacttcctgtgtggggcgcggcctttctggcgtcacttcttgTGTGGGGCGAGGTCTTTCTCGCGTCACCTCCTGTGTGggccgcggtctttctggcgtcacttcctgtgtgggcgcggtctttttggcgtcacttcctctccgaactcagtttgtaaaggatcaatgagtccatacaaagctaagagctggagattcaagaagtacacggcgcacttacccgtgtaaaaatgtcagaggagggttaccttaaacgctggtttagtgtggctgacatggggcttaggctaaatacttaccgtattttccgcactataaggcgcaccggattattagccgcaccttcaatgaattacatctttcataactttgtccaccaataagccgccccggattataagccgcgcctacgctgcgctaaagggaatgtcaaaaaaacagtcagatagttcagtcaaactttaataatatattgaaaaccagcgttctaacaactctgtcccaaaatgtacgcaaatgtgcaatcacaaacatagtaaaattcaaaatggtgtagagcaatagcaacataatgttgctcgaacgttaatgtcacaacacacaaaataaacatagcgctcaccttctgaagttattcttcattcgtaaatccttcgaattcttcgtcttcggtgtccgaattgaaaagttgcgcaagcgtgggatccaaaatggccggttccgtctcgtcgaagtcatcggagtcagtgtcgctgttgttctgtgaatcctgccttccggaaagctcggaccacagttgtgaccgaaatatctgcccaggcatttacgatccactggcaaatgttggcgtatgtcgtccggcgctgtctgcccgtcttagtgaaggtgtgttcgccttcggagctgtgtgaaaaaagccacccggcctcttcgcgtaaacttcccttaaccactcgctcatcttttcttcatccatccatcccttcgagttagcttttatgatgacgccggctggaaaggtctcttttggcaaggtcttccttttgaatatcaccatgggtggaagttagcatggcaagctagaaccacagtgaaggatgacttctcattccctgtggtgcgaatattcaccgtacgtgctcccgttccacagtgcggttcacaggaatatcagttgctgtgaaatacggtagtaatccgtgtgcggatggagagattgcgtctttttatgaaccggatccttgtcgcttagtaggagccattttgtggtctttacagatgtaaacaggaaatgaaacgtacggtgatatccgcgcgttttttcttcttcttccgggggcgggtggttgcttacagtagaagaagaagcgcttcctgttctatgggggcgggtgctttccttggcggttgcttgcgtagaagaagaagcgcttcctgttctaccgggaaaaaagatggcggctgtttaccgaagttgcgagatcgaaactttatgaaaatgaatcgtaataaagcgcaccgggttataaggcgcactgtcagcttttgagaaaatgtgtggtttttaggtgcgccttatagtgcggaaaatacggtattagtttaaggcagtggttctcaaccttttttcagtgatgtaccccctgtgaacatttttttaattcaagtaccccctaatcagagctaagcatttttggttgaaaaaaagagataaagaagtaaaatacagcactatgttatcagtttctgatttattaaattgtataacagtgcaaaatattgctcgtttgtagtggtctttcttgaactatttggaataaaagatatacaaataactaaaaacttgttgaaaaataaacaagtgattcaattataaataaagatttctacacatagaagtaatcatcaacttaaagtgccctctttggggattgtaatagagatccatctggattcatgaacttaattctaaacatttcttcgcaaaaaaataaatctttaacatcaatatttatggaacatgtccacaaaaaaatcta
This sequence is a window from Nerophis lumbriciformis linkage group LG23, RoL_Nlum_v2.1, whole genome shotgun sequence. Protein-coding genes within it:
- the nsun5 gene encoding 28S rRNA (cytosine-C(5))-methyltransferase isoform X2; amino-acid sequence: MALYAKAAEILEKVEQHQGAVKTLVYASKFSNIKQLFALVCETRKFSAVLQEIILASKLLKSTKMKMHLAKVLVYDLLLGQGLKCGGSWKALMMKQRSRLQAELARMKVRQKVSRNEDLLASSTRQSEGDLLPRYVRVNTLKTTVEDAVDYLKREGFSYRGEASTLDELTLKGREFVKDLHLPQLLVFPPKTDFHQHFLYKAGHLILQDKASCLPAFLLDVAPGSHVIDACAAPGNKSSQLAAAMENRGKLFAFDLDAKRLSTMATLLLRAGVTCQHLAHQDFLQVDSQADIYREVDYILLDPSCSGSGMVCLQDPGSSPSTPPEQLESRLRALASFQLRCLNHSLTFPRLKRVVYSTCSTYRQENEDVVSACLQHNPAFRLVDVLPEWPERGLHPVSQCVRASVSKTRTQGFFVAVLERCHPAGHVTPPLQIRLVDERCVSHQGDDITAAPHNNKTKKKKKKKKKIAEDDQ
- the nsun5 gene encoding 28S rRNA (cytosine-C(5))-methyltransferase isoform X1; the encoded protein is MALYAKAAEILEKVEQHQGAVKTLVYASKFSNIKQLFALVCETRKFSAVLQEIILASKLLKSTKMKMHLAKVLVYDLLLGQGLKCGGSWKALMMKQRSRLQAELARMKVRQKVSRNEDLLASSTRQSEGDLLPRYVRVNTLKTTVEDAVDYLKREGFSYRGEASTLDELTLKGREFVKDLHLPQLLVFPPKTDFHQHFLYKAGHLILQDKASCLPAFLLDVAPGSHVIDACAAPGNKSSQLAAAMENRGKLFAFDLDAKRLSTMATLLLRAGVTCQHLAHQDFLQVDSQADIYREVDYILLDPSCSGSGMVCLQDPGSSPSTPPEQLESRLRALASFQLRCLNHSLTFPRLKRVVYSTCSTYRQENEDVVSACLQHNPAFRLVDVLPEWPERGLHPVSQCVRASVSKTRTQGFFVAVLERCHPAGHVTPPLQISRLVDERCVSHQGDDITAAPHNNKTKKKKKKKKKIAEDDQ